DNA from Massilia antarctica:
TTGCGCGGCCATGTCCCCGGATCGACAGGCTGCCGTTTGTCATCATCCTGTCATCTTGCCGTCACGGCACGGTCATCTGGGCTGGCTAGAATCCGGCTTGCTCAATCAACCCCCAGCCATAGGACCTTCATGAACAAGCCAAACGATCCGGTTCGCGCCATCGATCCGGATGATATCGACTGCAACGATTCGCCGAACGAACACTTCAACACGGTGCTCAATGCCCGCCTGAGCCGCCGCAGCCTGCTGCGCGGCGGCATGGCATCGGCCGCCACGGCGATCTTCGGCGCAGTCGGTTTATCGGCCTGCAGCAGCGATGACAGCCCCGGCCCGGTGACCCCGACGCCAACCCCGCCGCCGGTCCCGGCGGAAAAGCTGCTGGCGTTTGCCGCCGTTCCGAAAAGTCTGGCCGACATGGTCACGGTCCCGGCCGGCTACACCGCGTCGGTGATCTATGCGCTGGGCGACCCGCTCAACGGCACCACCCCCGCCTACAAGAACGATGGCACCGACGATAACTTCGACACCCGCGCCGGCGACCACCACGACGGCATGGAGTTCTATGGCCTGTCGGCCACCGGCAGCGCCAGCACCAGCAGTTCGGAGCGCGGCCTGCTGGCCGTGAACCACGAAGCGACCACCGACGCGAAACTGTCGTCCTTCTTCCTGCACGCCAATGGCGGCGCCACCACCCTGCCGCGCCCCGCCGCGGAAGTGGACAAGGAAATCGCCATCCACGGCGTGAGCGTGGTCGAAGTCAAAAAGACCGGCACGGCCTGGGCCTATGTGCGCGAATCGTCCTTCAACCGCCGCCTGACGCCGCTGTCCGACATCGAGCTGTCCGGTCCCGCGCGCGGCAATGCGCTGCTGGTGACCAAATACTCGCCGACCGCGACCAAGACGCGCGGCACCCTGAACAACTGCGGTACCGGCAAGTCGCCGTGGGGTTCGTTCCTGACGGGCGAAGAAAACTGGGCCGGCTACTTCACGCGCGGCGCCGCCGACGATGCCGCGCGCGGCAACGACAAGAGCGTGACCTCGCTCAAGCGCTATGGCCGCGCCCAAGGCGCGGCCTCGCGCCACGGCTGGGAAAGCGCCGGCAGCGACGACAAATACGCGCGCTGGGACATCAGCAGGAAAGGCGCGTCGCTCGATGGCAGCGACGACTACCGCAACGACATCAACGGCATGGGCTACATCGTCGAAATGGCCCCGTACGACAAGTCGAAATCGGCCAAAAAGCGCACGGCCCTGGGCCGCTACGCCCACGAAAGCGCCGCCTTCGGCAACCCGGTCGCCGGCCAGCCGCTGGCCGTGTACATGGGCGACGATTCGCGCAACGAGTACATTTACAAATTCGTCTCGAGCGCCGTGTGGGCCGCCGCCGACGCCAGTGCGCCCGACCGCGTCGCCATGGGCGACAAATACCTCGACAGCGGCAAGCTGTACGTGGCCAGGATGAACCCGGACGGCAGCGGCCAGTGGATCGAACTGAACATCTCGAACGCCGCCATCGCCGGCAACAGCGTGTACAAGTTCGCCGACCAGGCCGACGTGCTGGTCAACGCCCGCCTGGCCGCCGATGCGGTAGGCGCGACCAAGATGGACCGTCCGGAATGGTGCTCGGTCAATCCGGCCAACGGCGAAATCTACTACTCGCTGACCAACAACTCGAACCGCGCCGTCGACCCGACCTCGTCGCAACTGGCGCCGGACGGCCCCAATCCGCGCGCTTACACCGACATGAAGGGCAGCAGCGCCCAGAGCGGCAACCCGAACGGCCATCTGCTGCGCATGAAGGAAGGTGCCGGCGCCACCGCGGCCACCAGCTTTACCTGGGACGTGTACCTGTTCGGCGCCGAAGCCGGTGCCAGCGGCGGCTTCGTGAACCTGTCGAGCCTGACCGCGGACCAGGATTTTTCGAGCCCGGACGGCCTGGCATTCAGCCCGTACACCGGCATCTGCTGGATCCAGACCGACGATGGCGCGTACACCGACGTCACCAACTGCATGATGCTCGCCGCAATTCCGGGCACGGTCGGCGACGGCGCCAAGGTAACCTTGAACCATCCGAAGGCCAATGGCGGCACCCTGGCGGTCGATACCTACGTGGGCAAGAAGCCGACCGCGGACACGCTCAAGCGCTTCCTGGTCGGCCCGTCGGGTTGCGAAATCACCGGCCTGTGCGAAACGCCGGATGGCAAGTCGATGTTCATCAACATCCAGCACCCGGGCGAGACCACGGCGCAGGCCAATCTGGGCGATCCGTCGAAATACACCAGCCAGTGGCCGAGCAACGCGGGCTACGGCGCGGGCAAGCGCCCACGCTCGGCGACCATCGTGATTACCAAGAACGATGGCGGGCGGATCGGGACGTAAGGACCACGAAACTAAAACCTTTTCCCAGTAAACTACAAACCGTCATTCCCGCGCAGGTCCCAGTTTCTATGAAACTCCTCAAATCTCTTGGAACTGTGCAAAGTGCGAGGGCGCTTCCAAATGGCGCTAACCTAAGCTCCGTCATTCCTGCCATTGGCAGAAATGACTTCCCGCGCAGGTCCCAGTTTCTATGAAACTCCTCAAATCTCTGGGAACTGTGCAAAGTGCAAGGGCGCTTCCAAATGGCGCTAACCTAAGCTCCGTCATTCCTGCCATTGGCAGAAATGACTTCCCGCGCAGGCGGGAATCCATAGCACATTCGTATATCGACGGTGCTATGGGGGAAACGCATGCGTTTCCGCCTGCGCGGGAGCGACGGTTTCGAGGTTTGGAGTCGCAAAGCTGCTCAAATTAGCGGCAAAGACTAGTTCCTGGAGAGGCGGGAATGACGGTTTTGAGGTTGGTGGTCGCAAAGCCGCTTAACTGAGTGACAGGAAGTCATTTCCGCCAAATGGCAGAAATGACGGGGGTCAGGTCGTCAGCCCGCCCACAATCCGCAGCACCTCGGCGCGGGCAGCCGCCCATCCAGACGCCGCCAGCTTCGGCCCGCACTCCGCACACGCCTCAAACGGATTGCACCCGTGTTCCAGCGCCACATAGCGCGCTCCCACGACCTGCTTGCCCACATACGAATCGACCCTGCCCGCCGGAGCGCCGGAGGCCTTGGCGGGGCCTGGCGCCGCGCCCTTGAGCACCCAGCGCTGGAACGGCGCCGCATCCACGCCGTCGGGCACGTACCACAGCTTGCTATCCTTGTTCCAGCGCGCGCCCAGGGCCTTGGCCTCGTCTTTTTCGGCGTACGGCACTTTCAGCATG
Protein-coding regions in this window:
- a CDS encoding PhoX family protein, with product MNKPNDPVRAIDPDDIDCNDSPNEHFNTVLNARLSRRSLLRGGMASAATAIFGAVGLSACSSDDSPGPVTPTPTPPPVPAEKLLAFAAVPKSLADMVTVPAGYTASVIYALGDPLNGTTPAYKNDGTDDNFDTRAGDHHDGMEFYGLSATGSASTSSSERGLLAVNHEATTDAKLSSFFLHANGGATTLPRPAAEVDKEIAIHGVSVVEVKKTGTAWAYVRESSFNRRLTPLSDIELSGPARGNALLVTKYSPTATKTRGTLNNCGTGKSPWGSFLTGEENWAGYFTRGAADDAARGNDKSVTSLKRYGRAQGAASRHGWESAGSDDKYARWDISRKGASLDGSDDYRNDINGMGYIVEMAPYDKSKSAKKRTALGRYAHESAAFGNPVAGQPLAVYMGDDSRNEYIYKFVSSAVWAAADASAPDRVAMGDKYLDSGKLYVARMNPDGSGQWIELNISNAAIAGNSVYKFADQADVLVNARLAADAVGATKMDRPEWCSVNPANGEIYYSLTNNSNRAVDPTSSQLAPDGPNPRAYTDMKGSSAQSGNPNGHLLRMKEGAGATAATSFTWDVYLFGAEAGASGGFVNLSSLTADQDFSSPDGLAFSPYTGICWIQTDDGAYTDVTNCMMLAAIPGTVGDGAKVTLNHPKANGGTLAVDTYVGKKPTADTLKRFLVGPSGCEITGLCETPDGKSMFINIQHPGETTAQANLGDPSKYTSQWPSNAGYGAGKRPRSATIVITKNDGGRIGT
- a CDS encoding DUF5710 domain-containing protein, with amino-acid sequence MIMLKVPYAEKDEAKALGARWNKDSKLWYVPDGVDAAPFQRWVLKGAAPGPAKASGAPAGRVDSYVGKQVVGARYVALEHGCNPFEACAECGPKLAASGWAAARAEVLRIVGGLTT